One stretch of Streptomyces sp. NBC_00443 DNA includes these proteins:
- a CDS encoding helix-turn-helix domain-containing protein, with protein MVRTPLTPEERERGERLGRLLREARGGRSMTFVAASAGISPETLRKIETGRAPTPAFFTVAAVAHALGLSMDELIGRCAPVAEAAA; from the coding sequence ATGGTGCGCACCCCTCTCACCCCCGAAGAGCGTGAACGCGGCGAGCGGCTCGGCCGGCTGCTGCGCGAGGCTCGCGGCGGCCGCAGCATGACGTTCGTCGCGGCGAGCGCCGGCATCTCCCCGGAGACGCTCCGCAAGATCGAGACCGGGCGGGCGCCGACGCCGGCCTTCTTCACGGTGGCGGCGGTGGCGCACGCCCTCGGTCTGTCGATGGACGAACTGATCGGGCGCTGCGCACCGGTTGCCGAAGCGGCTGCCTGA